A stretch of DNA from Lepus europaeus isolate LE1 chromosome 11, mLepTim1.pri, whole genome shotgun sequence:
CAGACAGAGCTGTAAATAGTGTCTTCAAAAGCACAAAAAGGTGGTGGCTGAGCATGGAACAGATGAGCTAAACTACGTGGCACACTCCTTTAGAGGGAGCGTTTGACTTTAGAGAACTAGGTGTGTCTGAGGACCTGAGTCTGTGTTTTAATTGTTTATTGTCATTTTGGGGGGAACGGTATTTCAAAACTCAAGATTCCAATTCAGAAATACTATTTCTGAACACCTCTCAACTACCTCCACTGGGTTTTCACAGAAATCTTTACTCTAATGCCCCTATGTCAGCATACTCCAGAATAACAAGCAGCTCCTTCCATACACTGATCTCAGCATCAGAATTACTTTgtaaaggggtgggggtggggattctTCCTAGATGCTTTCCCCTCATTTATTCACTGAAATTTCTGCTTTTCTTAATTCCACACTGAACCCAAAAACACTTTTGGCCCACAGCACCCACAATTGAGAAATTCCCTGCTTCCACTCCCAGACCCCAGCAAACTGAAGAAATGGTGTGTGTCCCACAAAACTAAAAAGTGAATCAAAGTGAATTCTatcatccctttgatttctactcttacactaaaaacaaaacaaaaacacaaaactacCAAATACCAGTTGTAAAGTCTTTGAAAGCAAAGGGTTCATTCAAATGGCAGTTAACATCTAGGACACACAGGGCAGTATGGGTCACTAGCAAATTTATTCTGTTGTTGGGAGTAGTGATCTCCAATCTTGTATTTATAGCCCTTCAAATCCTTTAGCAAAATGTTTTCTCCCCACAAATGGACTCCACAATTggaccccccaacacacacctgtCACCTTTTCTTTATATATCCTCTCTAGTATTACATTAACGCATATGAAGACAGAGTTATCAACTTATCCCAATGAAGGGCAGCCAAAATAactacaaataaagaaatctttgctGCTATCTCACTTTTTCCCTAGCATTCTATCCTTCAAGAGTTAACATTTTGGTATGGACTAATGATGTAAGATACGATATGGCCACCTGCCTTGTCTATTGGAAAGTACTTTGACAAGAGTCTAAGAGTACTGTAGATAGCTATCACTTGTCCTTATGAAGAAGTGAAAGAAACAAAGATCACTTTTGCCACTTTGTAAGAGTTGTCTGACattccctaatctgaaaattGCTGAACAaattagttgttttttgtttttttttttttttttttggtcaattcTAAAAGCCTGGATCTACTATCTACTTAAAATAAGGAAGGGTTAAACAACGCATGTGCCTCTCAAAAGTGACCACCTTGACTTCTTAAAAGGAGGTagctttcaaaacattaaattgGCAGCATTTGGCATTcttgacattttaattataaaagaattaAGCTGCAGAATACTTTATTTCTAGGCAAAAGCAGAATTCAAgcataaatattttctacattGGTCTGAAAAATTCACATTACACTTTAGAAACCCAATGGATAcattcaaaatttcaaaacactATTTAATAAGGTCAGGTCTATCCAAAAACTAAGAATTTGATTTAAAGGTAAGGTGTCAAAAAGTGACCAATGCTGtatgatatttaaatattaaatagttaATATTTAAGCAACACAGTAACACTGCTTTAAAGTCACTTGCAGGGATCTACAATTTATTACTTTCAGTGTTAGAGctagattttgtttttcaaagatggcACTCAATTTCACTTATGTACCAGTCAACAAATACAGAACTGAACGACTGGCCGTAAGCACTTCACAAGCAGATCCAGGGAACTATGCAGGAGACAATGCCATAGCTTAGCCAGACTCTGAGAGACGGATACACTTCCAATGCACACCTGTACAAAGACAACAGTCGTGTCTGTACGACTTCAGATTCTCTAAACATAACTGCTCTGTTCTTATGACAGACTTTATCTAGAGTGTGCCAGTTCTCCGTGTCAGGGAGGAATCAAGGGATGTGTTCCTTGTATAGAACTGAGGGACCAGGGAGGAACAAAGATCGAATGATCTGGACAGAAAAGCTGCCTCAGTTTGCGTGGGAATGAAAATTACTTTTTGCCATGAAGCAATTCCTAGGGTTTATCTAATTTGAGGTTCAAAACAAGGAGAAAACGACTTCTGTCCTTGAGCTCTTTCCAAAGCAATATTCACGTCTCATAATCCATTCTAAAGTAATACAAAAAAATCATTGATTCCTTAAAAATCTAGATACATGTTGACCTGGATTAAGGACAAAGTTAATTTTCATAAACACCAGATTTTAGTGCTTTACAGCCCATATGGCTTAAAATAAATCACAAATTTGTGCTACAAGctcaaagataaaaatgaatactGGTTGGCTATGAACTCAACATTTGACAATAATCACTTACAGTCTTATAATGTATATCTAATACATAACCTCAAGAGGACTAAGTTTATTTATCCTGTAGTTAGAGCAGCTCACAATGTTGAGAGGCATCATTTGTTTACATTATAATgtgattgttttccaaagtttacTTAGGGGGAAAAGTGATTAtagaaaaatacttgaaatttgccAATGAAGTTGCAGATTCTAACAATAATTCACATCATCTGAGATATTTTATGTGTATAGCTTTATAATTCAAACAAATTGTATCCAAGATCTATTCAACACACTTAGTCACTTTAACTTTGCatgaaaaccaaacaaaatcacATCTGAATGATCTGCTTTCCCATTTTTATCTGATGTACTACACGTCCAAGTACAGGAGGCAGATATCTTCTGAGAGGTGCAAGAGTTGTTCTTTCATGAATGCCCTCTCACAGTGAAACCAGCAAATGTCATATACGCATtcatgtgcacatgtatgtacTTCAAAAAGCAAAGCGTCATCTCTTCTTCCATCGTTAACTTAATGGTACGactgcaataaaaaaaaagaaaaagtcaactTCTAGATTTTATAAATGGAGTTTATTAACTCCTTGCTgtgcctttaaataaatttaatgctTAATAAACTCAAACAGCAAGACATCTCATTTAGTTATTTTGGCAAAGACtttgcaaagaaaatattttagagaatATATATAGCAAGTAGTTACACTACTGAAAGGAAGTAGTTTTAGGGGGCATTTTAATAAGAGTTTTCTGCCTTTAGAGCTGCGGTGCATGTCTAATTAATCTAGCTGGAGATGCGATTAGTTATTTGTGGGTTACCAGATCTTTTTTGTCTAAGTAGAGTCTTGAGGTTGCCTCTGGGTACTCAGTTTACCTCAGGAGGAAAGTGGGGTGCCTTTCTATTCAATCAAATGACCAAGACAAGCTCCCAAACCGAGATGTGAACCCTAGTCCAGCGTGGCTGAGATAAAGCACAAAGTATCACGTACGATACACCATAGAACAGTGCTATAGTCTTGAGCCTGGTGCTGCTAAGAATTTAACAAAGCTTTGGCTGAGAAACACCACGGAAAACTGCTTGAAAAGATGGCAACATAACATACTTAATTACCTTGGATGCTCTAAAGTCTACTCAGTACTAAGCCAGAAAGGCAAACATTGCTTTTATTTAACTGTTGGTAAAACTACATTCAGATGCTGTAAAACATCAAGAAATGTTAAGTATCTCGGAGTTTACCTCAAGGACGCTGGCGAGGGCACCGCCTACTACATTACAAAGTGTCTGGGATCTTTGGGAaatttttgttcctatttttaGTACTAGGAATACTTAGCTATGCTTTCCACCTTTTAAATGCTTTACCTGAAGTTGtggaactaattttttttttttttttttttggacaggcagagtggatagtgagagagagagagacagagagaaaggtcttcctttttgccgttggttcaccctccaatggccgccatggctggcgcactgcactgatccaaagccaggagccaggtgcttctcctggtctcccatggggtgcagggcccaagcacttgagccatcctccactgcactccctggccacagcagaaagctggcgtggaagaggggcaaccggcgccctgaccaggactagaacccggtgtgccaacgccgcaaggcagaggattagcctagtgagccgtggcaccggcccgtGGAActaattttatacacacacacatccttttaaaaattcttacaagCTTTCTAATCTTTCATCCAAAACTGGGGAAAACAAAATCCATTAGTTGTGTATACGACTATCAGTGCACGTTAAGTAACAAATGGAACACTCACATGGGGGCCACCCGGCATCGGTGGAGCACCAGAAGGTCCTGAAGGCACTTGGAAAGGATTACTGGGAGAAGGATAGAGTCCTGGTGCAGGATACGACCCTGCAGGGGCAGGATATGGTGCCGGCGGTCCCCAGGCTCCTGGTGGAACAGTGCCCCAGGGAACAGGGGGTGCCGCCCCTGGTGCTTGGGGAGGAGGAGCGGGATATGGCCCTGGAGATGGATATGGCATATTAGGGGTAGGATACTGCCCTCCCATTCCAGGTGCCCAAGGTCCAGAAGACATGGATCCCCATGGACCTAAggggccagctgtggctggatCTGTGGGTGCACCATATGGTCTGGGTAGCTCTGGAAAGGGCATATTTGGTGTAGGATATGGCCCTgtgggcccagggcctggcacagttGGGGCTGGGTAAGGACCACCAGGTGGGGGGCACGATGGTccagagggaggaaagggggcGGGGGGTCCTGGAGGCGGTCCAGTGGGAGGCACGGAGGGGTACATTCCCGTTGGTGCTGGTCCAAAAGGCACGGTAGAGGGGGCTGCACTTGGCGGGAGTCCAGATGGCACTGAAGGTGGAGCACTTGGGTTATTCCAAGGGTTGGAACCTGGCCAGCCTTGCGCTTGGGCAGGCTTTGTATTGCTCACAGAGGTCTTGGCAGGGGAGTGTTCAGGTAGTGCATCTGCCAACTGGAATACAAAACAGACAGGTCTTATCTGCCTTACTCAGGGACAAGTCACACCAACACAATACAAATACCCAGAGAGAACAGTAAACTCAGGGATTATAAACCCCAATAGCATCTTCAGAAGCTAAGCTATTCACTTAAAAAGCAATTCTTTCGATACAAAACTTGAGGTATTACCATGAATATCA
This window harbors:
- the MAPK1IP1L gene encoding MAPK-interacting and spindle-stabilizing protein-like, which encodes MSDEFSLADALPEHSPAKTSVSNTKPAQAQGWPGSNPWNNPSAPPSVPSGLPPSAAPSTVPFGPAPTGMYPSVPPTGPPPGPPAPFPPSGPSCPPPGGPYPAPTVPGPGPTGPYPTPNMPFPELPRPYGAPTDPATAGPLGPWGSMSSGPWAPGMGGQYPTPNMPYPSPGPYPAPPPQAPGAAPPVPWGTVPPGAWGPPAPYPAPAGSYPAPGLYPSPSNPFQVPSGPSGAPPMPGGPHSYH